The Microplitis mediator isolate UGA2020A chromosome 10, iyMicMedi2.1, whole genome shotgun sequence genomic sequence TTCCATAAcatatagtaattattaccattaatttctttccgtgcataaagtttttaaattattgttatttcacttaaattcacagtttaaaattaaagtcaTTTCTAAAAGACTGAAAGTGAATGcttgttattaatttgcacttaaaaactaattacagaaaaaatagTACGCAGTTgtttaactaattaataatgcacgcaactgatgaaaaaaattaattataaattttgaaggtCAATTCTATAACTTATTGCTTATCAAATGCAAGGTAGCACTGAGGCTCATGATAGCCAATTTTTCTCTAGATAAAGCAAACAAGTAATCGAAAAAACTATAACTCTAAAAGTATATTATTtagttataactttttaaacaaAGCCGGAAGAAAGTGATTTGCCACTGccctaataataaattgtggaCGAATTTGTCGATTTTAAAATCGGAGAAATAAAGTGGAGTTAATAAACGTCTTTTCGACTTTTTATGTAGaacaattcaaataaacatattttatataaactttgACATagaaaactgataaaataaaataacaattataatattaggtaaataattatcgtaGTATATTTGCATGATAATTATCTTGCTCGAGACGCACATTATTGTtactttttctttcttttttagtCAAGTAGAAACTAATTAGCATAAGCTTGTAagcttttttaaaagttattatcTCCAAATGCAACGATGATTATGacgataatttatatataaattatctttgaTGACAGACACTAAGTGCACACGTATACTGTTTCCATGGAGGTTTTAATACGTATAAACGATGACAATATAAtgaatatgaatattaaatgtttctcatttaataataactcTATAAAGAAGCAACTTATTGATATATATGTTACGTAAATATAAGTAGTATAGAAAGTAGATGAAATTACCATtatatattgtaataattaataatatttgttgCTCTGCATAAAAGTGttatttttatagacaatcttataatgatattttattcgaCGCGTGCACGGTTATCCTGTTTTATCATAACTGTAAAGCGAACTCTGACTGGCCGTTTATTGACCAGTCTACTGTAATAAATGACAAGCCAATGCAGATTTCTAGCCCTagcagatccgaattacggtaaattgtcGCAATTCACCGCAAAATACGATAATTTGCGGTAAAAACACTGCATTTTTACGGCATAATTACCGTCAAATTTCGGCAATCCTGCATAAAATTAGCGGCGATACTGCGGTATTTTATGGTATAAGTGCAGTAATTTACCGTGGTTCGGATCCACTAGGGAGATTTATCACCAGACCctaccctagcggatccgaattacggtaaatacagtgatttaccgtaatttacggtaattctgctaggcaccgtaaattacggtaaattacggtaaatcactgtatttaccgtaattcggatccgctagggaagcagacctgatttaccgtaaattcacggtatttttaccgtaaatctaccgtagaataccgtaaattgcggtaaatccaccgtaatttacggtaaatcggtactttacggtggattaccgtaaagtacggcgggtataccgtaaatttaccgtcgaatacgataaatctaccctaaaaaaattcgggtggattaccgtatttccgtattttacggtaaatccaccgtaaattacggtaaatcggtattttacggtggattactgTAATATACGGtgggattaccgtaatttgggtccgttagAGGAGTGACATAATGAGCTCATAATGACACTCTCTTGCACTTATAATTGAATACATCTTTCTTAGATGTACTCTACTATTACAAAGTCGTGACGCCAAATAGTTTTTCAATGACATCCACTAACATATTTAACAATTTTgaattacatcaatttatagttctgatgaaatattttcacggcaaaattttgaatacctAATAAGCGCGAATTAGGACCGTGTCGTTAAACGACCACTGTGACTTGGATTTACAGGTTTTATAAATCAGGATCAGCAGACATGCGTTGAATAACATGTAATGGGTAATACATGGACTAAAGCATTATCCGTAAAACGCAATGTCTTTAGCTTCTGTACGTGTACGCCGCCATTGCGCTTGACGGAAAATGTCTGATTTAGTCCACTAGTTACGCAATGTACTATTAATGTATGATCGATATATTCTTCCAAGGATACAAAAGTGTccgtatattatatatgtattaatatgGAGCAATATTATTTGTGTATTCAGGTTACTATACATGAATATTAATGACAATGTCAACaatatctaaaatttaaagataatttttttcttatgcaTATCGTATCAAATGGATTCTATCAATagttatataaatacatgaatataatttatataaataggtTGTGTTTAATATACAATAACTATTTCTTGATATTGTATATACACGTATagacttaaataaatatcataaatgtaaataatttaaatttagtaaatattacaaCCGATTGATAacgaaaaataagaaaaattaattagaaaaatatataaatacctgAGGGAAATGAAGAGATGGGAAAAAAGAAAGGGGTAAAATAATGGGTGAGGTTAAAGGCTGGTAACAATACCAAGGGGATTACTTAttagattattaatattaataatattactattattagaTGTAAATAACaatatgattaaatttaaataattagtataacattttaaattgttGAGGACATTAACaaaagatacatttttttttttgactttgttgctattattttattgaacttcCCTAGTAGAAATATTGAACATTACggtgtaaaaaattgattcaacTTTTGTACAAAAGACTTGAAACAGATTTTTTGCACAagcattgaaaatttattgcgcCAAAGTATCGCAAGAACTTTTGAGCTCCCCTCTatctttttttacttcacAAAAGAGTATATATCTAGATACTTTTTACCAttctgtaaaaaaagacaTGACGGAGAGTAAAAATCTGCTCTGGAGAAGTTCCTGAGCAAGTTTATGGCAACATTCTGTTGCATCGACTCTGACAAGTTTTGCTGAATGTTTTGCAGAGAATACTCGTTCAAgtctttttcaatttttcatcaaaaactTTGAGCGACTATACTAGAGCAAGATTTGATATCTTTTGCATCAAGTACTTTGCTCTGGCAATTTGCATGAAACCGCTGCTACTAGggttgtaacaaaaaaaaataaaaataatttgtcaattagagaaaaaaagcATAAAAGAAAATGGAGACACTTGTGCTAAACAAACGTTGTTGAAATTCTTGATACAAagattttcaatgaaattaattgttgttttttcttaagtaaacaaatattaattaaataacaaatgtcTGCGAAGcctaaaatatcataaaatgtgaTAACATGAAGTACTTAAAACtccgataaataaaattgttgaaaatatttaaaatttataagccACCCCCTTTTTTCGacttttattgtaattttttattattattttttttgtcttaactGGCCACATGTCctcttatatttaaattattttcgatataagtgtatatatactttaatttattgtatattttCGTTATTGTTGAAGTTTGTTGATAGTTATGTCAACATATTTAGTTAAAcctatataaataaacattttataattgaaaataaatgtagtaccaattattattaccatatactgccttaattttaaaaaagtgccaCCCGGCCATGGAAAAGTATATTTCTTATttcaatcaatttaaaaattttacttttccgagtaggggagggaggggcaaaagggggtacttaaggaaataccaagttttcgaggactcaaatacgccaaatcttttttttttaatgatattcaaagtaaatagaagaaattttcagttaccgttgaacaaaaaaatttttcatttctgcgggcaaagtggggtaccccctaaaaaatgtaaaaaaaaaaatttctggattttaaacgaatttgattaagttgaatttttttataagtaatttacatgaaaaaaaattatattttacatgtttattggatacaaaaatagaaaaaaaaatttttaatagttttcatcataaaacaaacgtcattaatatttttcaactgacaattgatttttgaaaaagtttaccaaaaaaattcaaagtaacgcttaattatatttacagaagtgattttggaatgtttaaaaaccatttaaaatataaaattttttttatcaaattttgggggtaccccgttttgcctaccctacccccttttgcccccccctcTCCTACTATTTACTATTggagtaatttttaccatagTTCTCTGCatgtgaaataaataattaaaacaaaatccaCACTAAtgaaatatcgatttttctgaaaacttcAAATGTCAATTGTACATTacgcaattaattattaatagtgaTTAGCCATTAAGATAATAAGTAAAGTAACGCGATGCATTAATGTACTGCactattctatttttattttctacgtGGGTTGATTTGATATGTCAGCGCTTTTAGacagaatgaaaaaaataaatcgaaataaagtaaaactgcGAACAGAAGCGACAAAGGGGTAAGCTCTGAAGTCGTTCGGTTATAGGATACGTCAAGCTCTACTCGTAGCGTTTTTCATTGGTCGCCCTCTCTCTTCGCTATCACATATCTGGCTATCACTTTCATGACTTGGCGCCTGTTCCAAGAATATGGAAAAAGGGAAAAAGCTCAAAGCGGCATTGCACGATTGACATCAGTAACCGCGCACGAGCTCGCGGTAGTTGTCGGAATATTTTCTAACATTTTATTAGTCACCTATCGTTAAATTGTCAAATACGTTTCTCTAACGTTTAATATACAcgttgattattaaattaaaaatttccaattttcataaataaataaataatcttctGGAATACTGATCATTGACAAAAGagcttattaaatatttcaataatgaTTCGAACATTGTCCACTAATCTGATCATCAGCCTCGCTTTCATTGTCTGTACTTACTTCCGACCAGCTGTAACTATTGATCTCAGCCGATTTTATGGACATGTTCATTCTAAACGTTCAGGTAAGTCtttgatcattttttattttcatttaagcAGAAAAAGCTCATCCCTTATCTGATACTCATACACATAAATGAAAGTCTTTGTAATGTTTCCTCAATGAAtggacatttaaaataatttttctcaaagacaaattgaaatttttcaaaaaataaattatttagtttttaaaagaatgaaaaatcGTAAATTTACGGTTTTAAGCCTTTCGTAGTGAATTGAATTGCAGAAAATAATTAGTCATTACCGcttagttaaaaattaatcgattgataaaaatatatcatgtgACATTGTAtacttgaacttttttttttaattaagtggGAGTGCCTTTCCTGCATGCTAGTTATTATATATGCTCTTCTTCGATCGATACACCGTGATAACTGTCGAGCAACAGTTGCTGCTTTAagggaaatatatataacagtcGGGTTACATCggcttaatataaaaacttttataaattaaattaaatttatttatgaataatttattattttgagttaAAAGAGTTTAAGTATCCTTAATAttcttttaactttaaaagagctttttaaaattaggtcAGGTACTGTCGATCCGACCGAGTCTAACGACGTAAATTCTCAAGGTCATCAATTTTGCCGGCAGTTAAAATTAATGTCTCAACAAGGTCTTTCTTGATAATTTATGGGTTCGCTCAGTTTCCATTAAACATccttttgttaaattttactcattagctttaaaaaatattctgtacatgaacaaaaaaaagaccgaagaatattttaaaaaataaaataagtctacgaaattttatagaaattttacaGATAATCTAAACTCAGCTCCCTGAGTTCGAAAAcagtgggaagttttggggttttcccgcagggtcaaccgtttttcagattttttttttaatgtacataataaattgttatttatttagagtTGTTTTGTCTTTGGCATGAATTGAGCTTAAGAAAtaattagagtaaattttattaaattgtattaGGGGATGCTTGCCACCCTTACGAGCCATTCAAATGCCCCGGAGAAGGAACATGTATTTCTATACAGTATTTATGCGATGGAGCCCCAGATTGTCAAGACGGATATGACGAGGATCCTCGGCTTTGTACAGCTGGTGAGTCTaagctttaataatttttaataattactcgtttaaatttaaagtcaatatttattttaattttattttttagcaaGAAGACCACCCGTTGAAGAAACTGCTAGTTTTTTGCAATCTCTTTTAGCTAGTCATGGTCCGAATTACCTCGAAAAATTGTTTGGTAGTAAGGCGAGAGATGCATTAGCACCCTTGGGTGGCGTTAACATGGTGGCAATTGCACTGTCTGGTAAGAATTAACtgtagttttaattttaaataaatttcaacttttataccaaaaaaaattctcgaaaaATCTTTCAAgtatcgaaaatttcaaaagtttactaatctaatttttttttttttttaataatattatttcaactattattcaaaaaatcacataaataCGTCTGTTAAAAATTGgattacttttatattataatctTGTTTTTTTACGACTTTGTCaagtttactttattttattttattatttacttatgcAAAGTGTTATTCATAAAAGTAAAAGAGATAATAAAAAGTCCTTTTTAttacagatataaaaaaatttttattatttcagaaTCTCAAACGATTGAAGATTTTGGAGCTGCATTACATTTGATGCGTTCAGATCTTGAGCATTTGCGTTCAGTATTTATGGCAGTTGAAAATGGTGATTTGGGAATGTTAAAATCACTGGGAATCAAAGATTCAGAACTTGGTGACGTTAAATTCTTCCTTGAAAAGCTTGTAAACACAGGCTTCCTTGACTAGAGTGATTAAgactaaagaaaattttaaaaagcagTGTCtcttaatgaaataatatcgTCA encodes the following:
- the LOC130676745 gene encoding prohormone-4 codes for the protein MIRTLSTNLIISLAFIVCTYFRPAVTIDLSRFYGHVHSKRSGDACHPYEPFKCPGEGTCISIQYLCDGAPDCQDGYDEDPRLCTAARRPPVEETASFLQSLLASHGPNYLEKLFGSKARDALAPLGGVNMVAIALSESQTIEDFGAALHLMRSDLEHLRSVFMAVENGDLGMLKSLGIKDSELGDVKFFLEKLVNTGFLD